In the genome of Streptomyces sp. NBC_00190, one region contains:
- a CDS encoding RluA family pseudouridine synthase: MSTIPEIRTLPVPDGLEGERVDAAIARMFGFSRTKAAELAAEGKVAVDGSVVGKSERVHGGAWLEVEMPAPPRPVEVVAEPVPGMEIVHDDDDIVVIMKPVGVAAHPSPGWTGTTVIGGLAAAGYRISTSGAAERQGIVHRLDVGTSGLMAVAKSERAYTSLKNQFRERIVDKRYHALVQGHPDPMSGTIDAPIGRHPSADYKWAVTQEGKASVTHYDLIEAFRAASLLDIKLETGRTHQIRVHMSAHRHPCVGDLTYGADPTVAKRLGLTRQWLHAVRLGFEHPSDGQWVEFESTYPADLQHALDVIRAESE; the protein is encoded by the coding sequence GTGAGTACGATTCCCGAGATCCGCACCCTGCCCGTTCCCGATGGCCTCGAGGGCGAGCGCGTCGACGCCGCCATCGCCCGTATGTTCGGTTTTTCCCGGACGAAGGCGGCCGAACTGGCGGCCGAGGGGAAGGTGGCGGTCGACGGCAGCGTCGTCGGGAAGTCCGAGCGTGTGCACGGCGGCGCCTGGCTCGAAGTCGAGATGCCCGCGCCGCCGCGGCCGGTCGAGGTCGTCGCCGAGCCCGTCCCGGGCATGGAGATCGTCCATGACGACGACGATATCGTCGTCATCATGAAGCCGGTGGGCGTCGCCGCCCACCCGAGCCCCGGCTGGACCGGCACCACCGTCATCGGCGGCCTCGCCGCGGCCGGCTACCGGATCTCCACCTCCGGCGCGGCCGAGCGCCAGGGCATCGTGCACCGCCTCGACGTCGGCACCTCCGGCCTGATGGCCGTCGCGAAGTCGGAGCGCGCCTACACCTCGCTGAAGAACCAGTTCCGCGAGCGGATCGTCGACAAGCGCTACCACGCGCTGGTCCAGGGGCACCCCGACCCGATGAGCGGCACGATCGACGCGCCGATCGGCCGGCACCCGAGCGCGGACTACAAGTGGGCCGTGACCCAGGAGGGCAAGGCCTCCGTCACGCACTACGACCTGATCGAGGCCTTCCGCGCGGCCTCGCTGCTGGACATCAAGCTGGAGACCGGCCGCACGCACCAGATCCGCGTGCACATGTCCGCACACCGGCACCCCTGCGTCGGCGACCTGACCTACGGCGCCGACCCGACCGTCGCCAAGCGGCTGGGGCTGACCCGCCAGTGGCTGCACGCCGTGCGGCTCGGCTTCGAGCACCCGTCGGACGGGCAGTGGGTCGAGTTCGAGAGCACCTACCCGGCCGACCTCCAGCACGCGCTGGACGTGATCCGGGCGGAGAGCGAGTGA
- the lspA gene encoding signal peptidase II, whose translation MAEAERIIGTPEVGDDAEPESAAPKGRRRIVALLVVAVLAYLLDLGSKMVVVAKLEHQPPIELIGDLLRFEAIRNPGAAFGFGEAFTIIFTCIAATVIVVIVRLARKLYSLPWAIALGLLLGGALGNLTDRIFRSPGVFQGAVVDFIAPAHFAVFNLADAAIVCGGILIVLLSFKGLDPDGTVHKD comes from the coding sequence GTGGCAGAGGCGGAGCGCATCATCGGTACGCCGGAGGTCGGGGACGACGCCGAGCCTGAGTCCGCCGCGCCCAAGGGGCGCCGGCGGATCGTGGCCCTGCTGGTCGTGGCGGTGCTCGCGTACCTGCTGGACCTCGGCAGCAAGATGGTGGTCGTGGCGAAGCTGGAGCACCAGCCGCCGATCGAGCTCATCGGCGACCTGCTGAGGTTCGAGGCGATCCGCAACCCCGGCGCCGCCTTCGGCTTCGGCGAGGCCTTCACGATCATCTTCACCTGCATCGCGGCCACCGTGATCGTGGTGATCGTGCGGCTGGCGCGCAAGCTCTACAGCCTGCCGTGGGCGATCGCGCTGGGCTTGCTGCTGGGCGGCGCGCTGGGCAACCTCACCGACCGGATCTTCCGTTCGCCGGGGGTGTTCCAGGGCGCGGTCGTCGATTTCATCGCCCCGGCCCACTTCGCCGTCTTCAACCTCGCCGACGCGGCGATCGTGTGCGGCGGCATCCTGATCGTCCTGCTGTCGTTCAAGGGTCTGGACCCGGACGGGACCGTCCACAAGGACTGA
- a CDS encoding TraR/DksA family transcriptional regulator, whose translation MVAKKTAGTAGKALAEAPAKKAPTRRAGAAEAAAVDAAPAGKATAGKAATKKASTKKATTKKATTKKATAKKAADAVGATAVKKTTAVAKRQATAKPAGAEGAAQAAKKTGVRTVVAKKSTGTARKTAAAATSGLPKARVTAVTAPGDLAVRPGEDPWTPQEVEEARSELMSEVLRLRAELDASEVAISGLMRDSGDGAGDDQADTGTKNITRESELALAANATSMLEQTERALERLEAGTYGLCENCGQPIGKARMQAFPRATLCVDCKQKQERRH comes from the coding sequence ATGGTGGCGAAGAAGACCGCCGGTACTGCCGGGAAGGCGCTGGCCGAGGCACCGGCGAAGAAGGCGCCGACCAGGAGAGCGGGCGCCGCCGAGGCGGCCGCCGTCGACGCGGCACCGGCCGGGAAGGCGACCGCCGGGAAGGCGGCCACGAAGAAGGCGAGCACGAAGAAGGCGACCACGAAGAAGGCGACGACGAAGAAGGCGACCGCGAAGAAAGCGGCGGACGCCGTCGGGGCGACCGCCGTGAAGAAGACGACTGCCGTCGCGAAGCGGCAGGCCACGGCCAAGCCGGCCGGGGCCGAGGGGGCGGCGCAGGCCGCGAAGAAGACGGGAGTCCGCACAGTGGTTGCCAAGAAGAGCACCGGTACGGCGAGGAAGACGGCCGCGGCCGCGACCAGCGGGCTGCCCAAGGCGAGGGTCACGGCGGTCACCGCGCCCGGGGACCTCGCCGTACGGCCCGGGGAGGACCCCTGGACACCCCAGGAGGTCGAGGAGGCCCGCAGCGAGCTGATGAGCGAGGTGCTGCGGCTGCGCGCGGAGCTCGACGCCTCGGAGGTGGCCATCTCCGGCCTCATGCGGGATTCGGGCGACGGCGCGGGCGACGACCAGGCCGACACGGGCACCAAGAACATCACCCGGGAGTCGGAGCTGGCCCTGGCGGCGAACGCCACCTCGATGCTGGAGCAGACCGAGCGGGCCCTGGAACGGCTGGAGGCGGGCACGTACGGCCTCTGCGAGAACTGCGGGCAGCCCATCGGCAAGGCCAGGATGCAGGCCTTCCCGCGGGCCACGCTGTGCGTGGACTGCAAGCAGAAGCAGGAGCGGCGGCACTAG
- the ileS gene encoding isoleucine--tRNA ligase, giving the protein MTTPPQYRPVPAQVDLPALEHAVLDFWRESKTFAKTLEQSEGRPEWVFYEGPPTANGMPGAHHIEARVFKDVFPRFRTMRGYHVARKAGWDCHGLPVELAVEKELGFNGKQDIEAYGIAEFNAKCRESVTRHTDAFTELTTRMGYWVDLDDAYRTMDPEYVESVWWSLKEIFNKGLLTQDHRVAPWCPRCGTGLSDHELAQGYETVIDPSVFVRFPLTSGPLAGQAALLVWTTTPWTLVSNTAVAAHPDVTYVVATNGEEKLVVAQPLLEKALGEGWEATGESFTGKEMERWTYERPFELVEFPAPAHYVVNAEYVTTEDGTGLVHQSPAFGADDLAVCRAYGLPVVNPVRPDGTFEEEVPLVGGVFFKKADEKLTADLDARGRLFKHIAYEHSYPHCWRCHTALLYYAQPSWYIRTTAVKDAMLRENEKTNWFPDSVKQGRFGDWLNNNIDWALSRNRYWGTPLPIWRCEENHLTCVGSRAELSELSGQDQSALDPHRPYIDDVTFTCTAEGCSLTAVRVPEVIDAWYDSGSMPFAQWGYPYKNKEIFEKRYPAQFISEAIDQTRGWFYTLMAVGTLVFDKSSYENVVCLGHILAEDGRKMSKHLGNILQPIPLMDQHGADAVRWFMAAGGSPWAARRVGHGTIQEVVRKTLLTYWNTVAFQALYARTSSWAPSAADPAPADRTVLDRWLLSELHTLVTEVTDAMESYDTQRAGKLLSSFVDDLSNWYVRRSRRRFWQGDAAALRTLHDVVETVTRLMAPLTPFITERVWQDMVVPVTPEAPESVHLSSWPEADASQVDRTLSQQMLLVRRLVELGRATRAESGVKTRQPLSRALVAANGFSALSPELQSQITEELNVSSLASLSEVGGSLVDTTAKANFRVLGKRFGKGVQDVAKAVAAADAAALSLALRSGEASVEVNGEQVTLTPEEVIITETPREGWSVASDSGATVALDLEITPELRLAGLARDAIRLIQEARKNSGLDVADRIALRWTSESPEVVTALTDHAALIADEVLSTDYAQGPADDAYGDPFTDESLSLTFRLRKA; this is encoded by the coding sequence ATGACCACACCGCCGCAGTACCGCCCGGTCCCCGCCCAGGTCGACCTGCCTGCCCTTGAGCACGCCGTCCTCGACTTCTGGCGCGAGAGCAAGACCTTCGCCAAGACCCTGGAGCAGTCCGAGGGCCGCCCCGAGTGGGTCTTCTACGAGGGCCCGCCGACCGCGAACGGCATGCCCGGCGCGCACCACATCGAGGCCCGCGTCTTCAAGGACGTCTTCCCCCGGTTCCGCACCATGCGCGGCTACCACGTGGCCCGTAAGGCCGGCTGGGACTGCCACGGCCTGCCCGTCGAGCTCGCCGTCGAGAAGGAGCTCGGCTTCAACGGCAAGCAGGACATCGAGGCCTACGGCATCGCCGAGTTCAACGCGAAGTGCCGCGAGTCCGTGACCCGGCACACCGACGCGTTCACCGAGCTCACGACCCGGATGGGCTACTGGGTCGACCTGGACGACGCCTACCGGACCATGGACCCCGAGTACGTCGAGTCCGTGTGGTGGTCGCTGAAGGAGATCTTCAACAAGGGCCTGCTCACCCAGGACCACCGCGTCGCCCCCTGGTGCCCCCGCTGCGGCACCGGCCTGTCCGACCACGAGCTGGCCCAGGGCTACGAGACGGTCATCGACCCCTCCGTCTTCGTCCGCTTCCCGCTGACCTCCGGCCCGCTGGCCGGCCAGGCCGCCCTCCTGGTCTGGACGACGACCCCCTGGACCCTGGTCTCGAACACCGCCGTCGCCGCGCACCCGGACGTCACGTACGTGGTGGCCACGAACGGCGAAGAGAAGCTCGTCGTCGCCCAGCCGCTGCTGGAGAAGGCCCTCGGCGAGGGCTGGGAGGCCACCGGCGAGTCCTTCACGGGCAAGGAGATGGAGCGCTGGACGTACGAGCGCCCCTTCGAGCTGGTCGAATTCCCGGCGCCCGCCCACTACGTCGTGAACGCCGAGTACGTCACGACCGAGGACGGTACGGGTCTGGTCCACCAGTCCCCCGCCTTCGGCGCCGACGACCTCGCGGTCTGCCGCGCGTACGGCCTGCCGGTCGTGAACCCGGTCCGCCCCGACGGCACCTTCGAGGAGGAGGTCCCGCTGGTCGGCGGCGTCTTCTTCAAGAAGGCCGACGAGAAGCTGACCGCCGACCTGGACGCGCGCGGCCGGCTCTTCAAGCACATCGCCTACGAGCACAGCTACCCGCACTGCTGGCGCTGCCACACGGCCCTGCTCTACTACGCGCAGCCGTCCTGGTACATCCGCACCACCGCCGTCAAGGACGCGATGCTGCGGGAGAACGAGAAGACCAACTGGTTCCCGGACTCCGTCAAGCAGGGCCGCTTCGGCGACTGGCTGAACAACAACATCGACTGGGCGCTGTCGCGCAACCGCTACTGGGGCACCCCGCTGCCGATCTGGCGCTGTGAGGAGAACCACCTCACCTGCGTCGGCTCGCGCGCGGAACTGAGCGAGCTGTCCGGGCAGGACCAGTCCGCCCTGGACCCGCACCGCCCGTACATCGACGACGTCACCTTCACCTGCACCGCCGAGGGCTGCTCCCTGACCGCGGTCCGCGTGCCCGAGGTCATCGACGCCTGGTACGACTCGGGCTCGATGCCGTTCGCGCAGTGGGGCTACCCGTACAAAAACAAGGAGATCTTCGAGAAGCGCTACCCGGCGCAGTTCATCTCGGAGGCCATCGACCAGACGCGCGGCTGGTTCTACACGCTGATGGCGGTCGGCACCCTCGTCTTCGACAAGTCCTCCTACGAGAACGTGGTCTGCCTGGGCCACATCCTCGCCGAGGACGGCCGCAAGATGTCCAAGCACCTGGGCAACATCCTCCAGCCGATCCCGCTCATGGACCAGCACGGCGCGGACGCGGTGCGCTGGTTCATGGCGGCCGGCGGCTCCCCGTGGGCGGCCCGCCGCGTGGGCCACGGCACGATCCAGGAGGTCGTCCGCAAGACCCTCCTCACGTACTGGAACACGGTCGCCTTCCAGGCCCTGTACGCCCGTACGTCGAGCTGGGCCCCCTCGGCGGCCGACCCGGCGCCGGCGGACCGCACGGTCCTCGACCGCTGGCTGCTCTCCGAGCTGCACACCCTCGTCACCGAGGTCACCGACGCGATGGAGTCGTACGACACCCAGCGCGCCGGCAAGCTGCTGTCCTCTTTCGTGGACGACCTGTCGAACTGGTACGTCCGCCGCTCCCGCCGCCGCTTCTGGCAGGGCGACGCGGCCGCGCTCCGCACCCTGCACGACGTGGTCGAGACCGTCACCCGCCTCATGGCGCCGCTGACGCCCTTCATCACGGAGCGGGTCTGGCAGGACATGGTCGTCCCGGTCACCCCGGAGGCCCCGGAGTCGGTGCACCTGTCGTCGTGGCCGGAGGCGGACGCCTCCCAGGTCGACCGGACCCTGTCCCAGCAGATGCTGCTGGTCCGCCGCCTGGTCGAGCTGGGCCGGGCGACGCGGGCCGAGTCGGGCGTGAAGACCCGCCAGCCGCTGTCGCGTGCGCTGGTGGCCGCGAACGGCTTCTCCGCCCTGTCGCCGGAGCTGCAGTCGCAGATCACGGAGGAGCTGAACGTCTCCTCTCTGGCCTCGCTCTCCGAGGTCGGCGGGTCACTGGTGGACACCACGGCGAAGGCGAACTTCCGGGTGCTGGGCAAGCGCTTCGGCAAGGGCGTGCAGGACGTGGCGAAGGCGGTGGCCGCGGCCGACGCGGCGGCCCTGTCACTGGCGCTGCGCTCGGGCGAGGCCTCGGTGGAGGTGAACGGGGAGCAGGTCACCCTCACCCCGGAGGAGGTCATCATCACGGAGACCCCGCGCGAGGGCTGGTCGGTGGCGTCCGACTCGGGCGCGACGGTGGCCCTGGACCTGGAGATCACCCCGGAGCTGCGGCTGGCGGGCCTGGCGCGTGACGCGATCCGCCTGATCCAGGAGGCCCGGAAGAACTCCGGCCTCGACGTGGCCGACCGCATCGCGCTGCGCTGGACCTCCGAGTCCCCGGAGGTCGTGACGGCCCTGACGGACCACGCGGCCCTCATCGCGGACGAGGTCCTGTCCACGGACTACGCGCAGGGCCCGGCCGACGACGCGTACGGCGACCCGTTCACGGACGAGTCCCTGTCCCTGACGTTCCGCCTCCGCAAGGCGTAA
- a CDS encoding DivIVA domain-containing protein yields MPLTPEDVRNKQFTTVRLREGYDEDEVDAFLDEVESELTRLLRENEDLRAKLAAATRAAAQNQQQQGMRKPEPQDQRGPGAPVPAAISGPPQQQQPQMGPPQLPGGQPQLPPGPGGQGQQGPGPMGGPMGGPMQQHPMGGPQGMGQQSMGGQNPLGQQMQPMGQQMQPMGQQMQPMGQQMHQQQPQQLPQQGPGGDSAARVLSLAQQTADQAIAEARSEANKIVGEARSRAEGLERDARAKADALERDAQEKHRVAMGSLESARATLERKVEDLRGFEREYRTRLKSYLESQLRQLETQADDSLAPPRGPAGPALPPSPSPSMAPAGAMGHSMGGPSMGGPSPMGGPSPMGAGPSYGGQQQMSPAMTQPMAPVRPAAPQPMQQAPSPMRGFLIDEDDN; encoded by the coding sequence ATGCCGCTGACTCCCGAGGACGTGCGGAACAAGCAGTTCACGACCGTCCGCCTGCGAGAAGGCTATGACGAGGACGAGGTCGATGCCTTCCTCGACGAGGTCGAGTCCGAGCTGACGCGCCTGCTGCGCGAGAACGAGGACCTGCGCGCCAAGCTGGCCGCCGCCACGCGTGCCGCCGCGCAGAACCAGCAGCAGCAGGGCATGCGCAAGCCGGAGCCCCAGGACCAGCGCGGCCCCGGTGCCCCCGTGCCCGCGGCCATATCCGGCCCGCCGCAGCAGCAGCAGCCGCAGATGGGCCCGCCGCAGCTCCCGGGCGGCCAGCCGCAGCTCCCGCCGGGCCCCGGCGGCCAGGGCCAGCAGGGCCCCGGCCCGATGGGCGGCCCCATGGGCGGTCCCATGCAGCAGCACCCCATGGGTGGCCCGCAGGGCATGGGCCAGCAGTCCATGGGCGGCCAGAACCCGCTCGGCCAGCAGATGCAGCCCATGGGCCAGCAGATGCAGCCGATGGGCCAGCAGATGCAGCCGATGGGCCAGCAGATGCACCAGCAGCAGCCGCAGCAGCTCCCGCAGCAGGGTCCCGGTGGCGACAGCGCCGCCCGTGTCCTGTCGCTGGCGCAGCAGACCGCCGACCAGGCGATCGCGGAGGCCCGTTCCGAGGCCAACAAGATCGTCGGCGAGGCGCGCAGCCGCGCCGAGGGCCTGGAGCGGGACGCCCGCGCCAAGGCCGACGCGCTGGAGCGGGACGCGCAGGAGAAGCACCGCGTCGCGATGGGCTCCCTGGAGTCCGCCCGTGCCACGCTGGAGCGCAAGGTTGAGGACCTGCGGGGCTTCGAGCGTGAGTACCGTACGCGCCTGAAGTCCTACCTGGAGTCGCAGCTGCGCCAGCTGGAGACCCAGGCCGACGACTCCCTGGCCCCGCCGCGTGGGCCCGCCGGTCCCGCGCTGCCGCCCTCGCCGTCTCCTTCCATGGCTCCGGCCGGTGCCATGGGCCACTCCATGGGCGGTCCCTCGATGGGTGGCCCGTCCCCCATGGGCGGTCCCTCCCCGATGGGCGCAGGCCCGTCGTACGGCGGCCAGCAGCAGATGTCCCCGGCGATGACCCAGCCGATGGCTCCGGTGCGGCCGGCCGCGCCGCAGCCGATGCAGCAGGCGCCGTCTCCCATGCGGGGCTTCCTGATCGACGAGGACGACAACTAG
- a CDS encoding YggT family protein, translating into MGVALQVVYIALMCFLIVLIFRLVMDYVFQFARSWTPGKAMVVVLEATYTVTDPPLKLLRRFIPPLRLGGVALDLSFFVLMIIVYILISFVSTAARSV; encoded by the coding sequence ATGGGCGTCGCACTGCAAGTGGTCTACATCGCGCTGATGTGCTTCCTGATCGTGCTGATCTTCCGACTGGTCATGGACTACGTGTTCCAGTTCGCACGTTCATGGACGCCCGGCAAGGCGATGGTGGTCGTTCTTGAGGCCACCTACACTGTCACCGATCCACCGCTCAAGCTTCTCCGGCGTTTCATTCCGCCGTTGCGTCTCGGGGGCGTGGCACTCGACCTGTCCTTCTTCGTTCTGATGATCATCGTTTACATCCTCATCAGTTTCGTGAGCACCGCTGCGAGAAGCGTGTGA
- a CDS encoding cell division protein SepF, with protein sequence MAGAMRKMAVYLGLVEDDRYDNPGYDPDDEFEPEPEPERARDRDRDRRQPVHQTPEPDEPVRVAQPPAQREPIPIPAENVRPARIAPVASITPDRTNLEKNAPVIMPKVVSEREPYRITTLHPRTYNEARTIGEHFREGTPVIMNLTEMDDTDAKRLVDFAAGLVFGLHGSIERVTQKVFLLSPANVDVTAEDKARIAEGGFFNQS encoded by the coding sequence ATGGCCGGCGCGATGCGCAAGATGGCGGTCTACCTCGGCCTCGTGGAGGACGACCGGTACGACAACCCGGGGTACGACCCCGACGACGAGTTCGAGCCCGAGCCGGAACCGGAGCGGGCCCGGGATCGGGACCGGGATCGCCGGCAACCCGTGCACCAAACGCCCGAACCGGATGAACCGGTACGAGTCGCACAGCCTCCGGCGCAGCGGGAACCCATCCCAATCCCGGCGGAAAACGTACGTCCTGCGCGAATTGCCCCCGTGGCGTCCATCACACCTGACCGCACCAACCTGGAGAAGAACGCCCCCGTGATCATGCCCAAGGTCGTCTCCGAGCGGGAGCCGTACCGCATCACGACGCTGCACCCCCGGACCTACAACGAGGCCCGTACCATCGGGGAACACTTCCGTGAGGGCACTCCGGTGATCATGAATCTCACGGAGATGGACGACACGGATGCGAAGCGTCTCGTGGACTTCGCCGCCGGTCTCGTCTTCGGCCTGCACGGCAGTATTGAACGCGTGACACAGAAGGTGTTCCTGCTGTCGCCTGCTAACGTCGATGTCACGGCGGAGGACAAGGCTCGCATCGCGGAGGGCGGGTTCTTCAACCAAAGCTAG
- a CDS encoding YggS family pyridoxal phosphate-dependent enzyme, which translates to MTDRKPELAENLERVEERIASACAAAGREREEVTLIVVTKTYPASDVRLLAELGVRHVAENRDQDAAPKAAACADLPLSWHFVGQLQTNKVRSVAGYAHVVQSVDRPKLVTALSAAASSAGRELGCLVQIALDAESGERGARGGAAPEQLAELADLVAGAPGLRIDGLMTVAPLSGPYAGREQAAFERLVELSSRLRADHPAATMVSAGMSADLEQAVAAGATHVRVGTAVLGARPRLG; encoded by the coding sequence ATGACGGACCGTAAGCCGGAACTCGCGGAGAACCTGGAGCGGGTGGAGGAGCGCATCGCGTCCGCCTGCGCGGCCGCGGGACGCGAGCGGGAAGAGGTGACGCTCATCGTGGTCACCAAGACCTATCCCGCGAGCGACGTACGACTGCTGGCGGAGCTGGGCGTCCGTCATGTTGCGGAGAATCGCGACCAGGATGCGGCCCCCAAGGCGGCGGCCTGCGCGGATCTGCCACTCAGCTGGCACTTCGTCGGCCAGTTGCAGACGAACAAAGTCCGTTCCGTGGCGGGATACGCGCATGTGGTGCAGTCCGTCGACCGTCCGAAGCTCGTGACTGCCCTCTCCGCGGCCGCTTCGAGCGCCGGCCGGGAACTCGGCTGCCTCGTGCAGATCGCCCTCGACGCAGAGTCGGGCGAGCGGGGGGCCCGGGGCGGGGCCGCGCCGGAGCAGCTCGCGGAGTTGGCGGACCTCGTCGCGGGGGCGCCAGGACTGCGGATCGACGGCCTCATGACCGTCGCCCCGCTGTCCGGTCCGTACGCGGGGCGCGAACAGGCCGCTTTCGAGCGGCTGGTGGAATTGTCATCCCGCCTGCGCGCGGACCATCCGGCTGCCACGATGGTGTCGGCCGGGATGAGCGCGGATCTGGAACAGGCCGTTGCGGCCGGTGCGACACATGTACGCGTCGGCACTGCGGTACTCGGCGCGAGACCCCGGCTCGGGTAA